A stretch of Leptospira hartskeerlii DNA encodes these proteins:
- a CDS encoding SpoIIE family protein phosphatase, whose product MGLNPISWDLVLFNYYSFGSLLVTLTTIFLGIFFLTLKNRTIATTHLGIGFMLLGIFETGYFLAAFLYHPIAAYHRWMTGGFILFALAHFTQFLLRFPGNSNQRIAKLVLMAEHSVSAITVSLFIYFTYISEKIYHFTAHHWDFNAFDASRYLALVIGIFSIVGFIIVPTWRVVITKDKRRIALLMFNIGFLIAAIYPNISNILSRDGVMERSTYMTSNVILFLTAFSFLVIAFINNSAERTTFMVKIVGITLFTICLIMQALVYISSQEKDAEYDSLRMVNIERALENGVKSGDIEYAFHWDDSKESLDSSEYDSNKELNLKEIEADLQNVTTYEEIRNLKEEGFRKSLNSILDRTHTYFGGYKRFIQKLLGEKQDLSDAELKKLILENAEQWNKRAFVATNRLEAIVGGSFCKKGRDFVNALGDSEFGFKEEIFSHWSEDCLWDGKDLDQGQIRSEVLRYFRYFKPSETRHYRRSQDGTGHYVAFMKFQPEKQQMSEVGFSYRLYREFMHPTAVKQTGILLAVIFIVLALFPLFFKNSLVDPLNSLLSGVEKVNKGDLDVVVPVKVRDEIGFLADSFNAMVASIKQARRELQDYAENLEEKVRERTREVQEKMEEVQRLKVQQDGDYFLTSLLAKPLFYNANKSKLVSTDFIIRQKKQFEFRGKHSDLGGDICVTGNLRLGRPDSFKRYTLSMNGDAMGKSMQGAGGALVMGVVMNSILARSAANNRILDATPEQWLTEIYNEIHAVFKSFNGSMVISASLYLIEDETGVCWYFNAEHPYSVLYRDGKASFIEDGLTLRKLGLDSEFEFKVRSFQLKKGDIIILGSDGRDDVDLTPEETIRTINEDEMLFLRHVETAKANLEDIETEIRKTGELTDDLSLLKIEFQGEPKSDEIEEIFESSDHIDKALNTDSVYEDAKKMYKTGRLDEALELLKTGYMHDSANQRLNKLLGLLSFKGKDYNTAVEVLNNYLGTDPDLHEYWFYLSIANKKMGKYDQALTASLKLLEIDPNNISNMINLSDIYRLMEMYDKAEEYARKVLQKEPGNENAHKLIRLIERDR is encoded by the coding sequence ATGGGGTTAAATCCAATTTCTTGGGACCTAGTCCTTTTTAATTATTATTCGTTTGGAAGTTTATTGGTCACTTTGACCACCATATTCCTCGGAATTTTCTTTCTTACCTTAAAGAATAGGACCATAGCTACCACTCACCTTGGGATTGGCTTTATGCTATTAGGTATATTCGAGACTGGATATTTCTTAGCGGCATTCTTATATCATCCTATTGCAGCATATCATCGTTGGATGACCGGCGGATTCATTCTATTTGCCCTTGCTCATTTCACCCAATTCTTACTTAGGTTTCCCGGAAATAGTAACCAACGTATAGCAAAATTGGTTTTGATGGCGGAACATTCGGTTTCGGCGATTACTGTAAGTTTATTTATTTACTTCACTTATATTTCAGAGAAGATCTATCACTTCACTGCGCATCATTGGGACTTCAATGCATTTGATGCCAGTCGTTATCTTGCGTTAGTAATCGGAATATTCTCCATCGTAGGTTTTATAATCGTTCCTACATGGAGAGTTGTGATCACCAAAGATAAGAGAAGGATCGCTCTTCTCATGTTTAACATAGGGTTCTTGATCGCGGCAATTTATCCGAATATATCAAATATTCTCAGCCGAGACGGAGTGATGGAACGTTCTACGTACATGACTTCGAACGTAATTCTATTCTTAACTGCGTTTTCATTCTTAGTAATCGCATTTATCAATAATAGTGCGGAACGAACTACCTTCATGGTCAAGATCGTGGGGATCACACTCTTTACGATCTGTTTGATCATGCAGGCTCTTGTCTATATCTCCAGCCAGGAAAAAGACGCGGAATACGATAGTTTGCGTATGGTGAATATCGAAAGAGCTTTGGAGAATGGTGTCAAATCAGGCGATATAGAGTATGCTTTCCATTGGGATGATTCTAAGGAAAGTTTGGATTCTTCGGAGTATGATTCTAACAAAGAGTTGAACCTCAAAGAGATAGAGGCTGACTTACAGAATGTCACTACTTACGAAGAGATCCGCAATCTAAAGGAAGAAGGATTTAGAAAATCCTTAAATTCTATCCTCGATCGAACTCATACATACTTCGGCGGTTATAAACGTTTTATCCAAAAGTTATTGGGAGAAAAACAGGATCTTTCCGACGCAGAGCTTAAAAAACTGATCTTAGAAAATGCAGAGCAATGGAATAAAAGAGCTTTCGTTGCTACGAACCGATTAGAAGCGATTGTAGGGGGATCTTTCTGTAAGAAGGGAAGAGACTTCGTAAATGCTTTAGGGGATTCTGAGTTCGGCTTTAAGGAAGAAATTTTCTCTCATTGGTCGGAAGACTGTCTTTGGGATGGAAAGGACTTAGATCAAGGACAGATCCGTTCCGAAGTTTTAAGATACTTCAGATATTTTAAGCCGAGCGAAACCCGCCACTACAGAAGAAGCCAGGATGGAACAGGGCATTACGTTGCCTTCATGAAATTCCAACCTGAAAAACAGCAGATGAGTGAGGTTGGATTCTCTTACAGATTATATAGAGAATTTATGCACCCAACTGCAGTGAAACAGACCGGGATCTTGCTCGCGGTGATCTTTATCGTTCTCGCATTGTTTCCTCTCTTCTTTAAGAACAGCTTAGTAGATCCTTTAAATAGTCTTCTTTCAGGGGTGGAAAAGGTAAACAAGGGCGATCTGGACGTAGTGGTTCCAGTCAAAGTCCGCGATGAGATTGGATTCTTAGCAGACTCGTTCAACGCGATGGTGGCTTCTATCAAACAAGCTAGAAGAGAACTACAAGATTACGCAGAAAACCTGGAAGAAAAAGTTCGAGAAAGAACCAGGGAAGTTCAGGAGAAGATGGAGGAAGTCCAACGTCTCAAAGTGCAGCAGGACGGGGACTATTTCTTAACTTCCTTATTAGCGAAACCTCTCTTTTATAACGCGAATAAATCCAAATTGGTTTCTACGGATTTTATCATTCGTCAAAAGAAACAATTCGAGTTCAGAGGAAAACATTCCGATCTGGGCGGGGATATTTGTGTAACGGGAAATCTCAGATTAGGACGTCCTGATTCATTCAAACGTTATACTCTTTCCATGAACGGAGACGCCATGGGTAAATCCATGCAGGGTGCCGGTGGGGCATTGGTAATGGGAGTTGTTATGAATTCCATTCTTGCACGTTCCGCTGCAAATAATAGGATTTTGGATGCTACTCCTGAGCAATGGCTGACTGAAATTTACAACGAGATCCATGCGGTATTCAAATCGTTCAACGGATCGATGGTGATCTCAGCTTCTCTTTATCTGATAGAGGATGAAACCGGAGTGTGTTGGTACTTCAATGCAGAGCACCCTTACTCAGTACTATATAGAGATGGAAAGGCAAGTTTTATCGAAGATGGACTGACTCTCAGAAAATTAGGTCTAGATTCAGAATTTGAATTTAAGGTAAGAAGTTTCCAACTCAAAAAAGGTGATATTATTATTCTTGGCTCGGACGGTAGAGACGATGTGGATCTAACTCCAGAAGAGACGATTCGCACTATCAACGAAGACGAGATGTTGTTCTTACGACATGTAGAAACTGCAAAAGCAAATCTAGAAGATATTGAAACTGAGATCCGTAAAACCGGGGAACTCACAGATGACCTTTCTCTTCTCAAGATAGAATTTCAGGGAGAACCTAAGAGCGACGAGATCGAAGAAATTTTCGAATCCTCCGATCATATAGACAAAGCATTAAATACAGATTCGGTTTACGAAGATGCCAAGAAGATGTATAAAACCGGACGTTTGGATGAAGCATTAGAACTTCTGAAAACAGGCTATATGCACGATAGTGCTAACCAAAGATTGAACAAACTTTTGGGACTTCTAAGTTTTAAAGGCAAAGATTATAACACTGCCGTAGAAGTTTTAAATAACTATCTTGGAACTGATCCGGATCTTCATGAGTATTGGTTCTATCTTTCTATTGCGAATAAGAAGATGGGTAAGTATGACCAAGCCTTGACTGCGAGTCTGAAACTTTTGGAAATCGATCCTAATAATATCTCCAATATGATCAATCTTTCCGATATCTATCGTTTAATGGAAATGTACGATAAAGCGGAAGAATATGCTCGAAAAGTATTACAAAAAGAACCGGGGAACGAAAACGCTCATAAACTGATCCGTTTGATAGAGAGAGACCGTTGA
- a CDS encoding dicarboxylate/amino acid:cation symporter, translated as MSDSKSNRNLPNAIKFLPFEKLWFRVLLGLVSGLLVGLYLSPENSLVAQEYSKPIISWLGLPGHFFLILLQIIMIPLVFCSIVLGIHAGETLENLKSFGLKAFLYFIFTTIIAVSIGIILASTIKPGSFVDPAGIPRVQVPSKITETSGTVSVDKVPELILSVLPRNPFQTFANGDMLGVVLLALLVGIAILSIEQQSAANVLPVFQAIFKTSMIFVQWAMKIAPFAVFGLIAQITAKIGLKVLLSLGVYFLTVLGGLVLVLIMYSIILILVTRKSPIWFFKQAGEVQLLAFSTSSSAAVLPFSLKTGIEKMGVSRKIAEFILPLGATVNMDGTALYQAVATVFLAQVYGIELTATNLTFVLIATVVASIGTPSTPGLGIVILASILAGVGVPTEGIGIILGVDRILDMCRTTVNVTGDLVACNVFQSIEDKKRPST; from the coding sequence ATGTCCGATTCTAAGTCGAACCGAAACCTTCCGAATGCTATTAAGTTTCTTCCTTTCGAGAAACTCTGGTTCAGAGTTCTGTTAGGTTTGGTATCCGGACTTTTAGTAGGTCTATATCTAAGTCCCGAAAATTCGTTGGTAGCCCAAGAATATTCTAAGCCGATCATTTCTTGGCTAGGGCTTCCTGGTCATTTTTTCCTAATCCTATTGCAGATTATCATGATCCCTTTGGTCTTTTGTTCCATTGTCCTAGGGATACATGCAGGCGAAACTCTGGAGAATCTCAAAAGTTTCGGATTAAAGGCATTCTTATACTTCATATTTACCACAATAATAGCCGTATCTATCGGAATAATCTTAGCAAGCACGATCAAACCCGGAAGTTTTGTAGATCCGGCCGGGATCCCAAGAGTGCAGGTCCCGAGCAAAATCACAGAAACCTCTGGTACTGTTTCTGTAGATAAAGTCCCTGAGCTAATACTATCAGTTCTTCCTAGGAACCCATTCCAAACGTTTGCAAATGGAGATATGTTGGGAGTAGTTTTACTCGCTCTATTAGTTGGGATCGCTATTCTTTCAATAGAGCAGCAAAGTGCAGCGAACGTTCTGCCTGTATTCCAAGCTATATTCAAAACAAGTATGATATTCGTACAATGGGCCATGAAGATCGCACCTTTTGCCGTCTTCGGACTCATCGCTCAGATTACTGCAAAGATAGGACTCAAAGTATTATTAAGTCTTGGAGTTTATTTTCTAACTGTACTAGGCGGATTAGTTTTAGTTCTGATCATGTATTCGATCATACTGATTCTTGTAACAAGAAAGAGCCCTATTTGGTTTTTTAAACAAGCAGGAGAAGTGCAGCTACTCGCATTCTCCACTTCCAGTTCCGCAGCAGTTCTTCCCTTTTCCTTAAAGACAGGGATCGAAAAGATGGGGGTCTCCCGAAAGATTGCAGAGTTTATTCTGCCCTTGGGAGCCACAGTAAATATGGACGGTACTGCACTTTACCAAGCGGTTGCCACAGTATTCTTAGCTCAAGTTTATGGAATAGAATTAACTGCAACTAATCTTACATTTGTGCTCATCGCAACTGTGGTAGCTTCTATCGGAACTCCAAGTACTCCAGGACTTGGGATCGTAATTCTCGCATCTATTTTGGCCGGTGTAGGAGTTCCAACAGAAGGAATCGGAATTATCTTAGGAGTGGATCGTATTTTGGATATGTGCAGAACCACTGTGAACGTCACCGGGGATTTAGTTGCCTGTAATGTTTTTCAAAGTATAGAAGATAAGAAACGACCGAGTACTTGA
- a CDS encoding MATE family efflux transporter gives MEKKFLTLTFFNIVANLTVPLTSFADIAVLGQLESHTYVAGVALSNVLFDYLFWGFSFLRMSTTGLTAQAEGNENNKESFQILLRSLLLGLGIGVLILLAKTYLEEFGFSVLEGEKDVKSAGGEYFKSRIISAPATLCNFVLTGWFLGRSKSATVLVATVIANVVNIGLNIWFILFLDWRAYGAGIATSISQYLMCAFFLVLLLKEKDRFLQVYHEIQIFSLKGYISLLSLNSDIMIRTLLLITTFSLFRNYSSGLGSETLAANAILHQLILIGAFWIDGAAIAMETVAGNLKGNNNSEGLRKILKMAIVSGFGISLLFCILILLPSGFLFELFSKSKPVVTLAKEYGYWIAPVLIFGSFAFIFDGFFLGISEGKILRNSMIISSIIFFFPVAYWGKIQNSNHILWFSLSLYMLGRAITLGVVAYKRYFLTRQESFS, from the coding sequence TTGGAAAAAAAATTTCTCACTCTAACATTTTTCAATATAGTCGCGAACCTAACAGTTCCACTTACAAGCTTTGCTGATATTGCAGTGCTTGGCCAATTGGAATCCCATACGTATGTTGCAGGGGTCGCATTATCCAACGTACTATTCGATTATTTGTTCTGGGGCTTTTCTTTTTTAAGAATGAGCACAACCGGTCTAACTGCACAGGCGGAAGGAAACGAAAATAACAAAGAATCCTTTCAGATACTCTTAAGATCATTATTACTCGGCCTTGGGATCGGTGTTCTAATTCTTCTTGCTAAAACTTATTTAGAAGAATTTGGATTTTCTGTTTTAGAAGGGGAGAAGGATGTAAAATCCGCAGGAGGAGAATATTTTAAGTCTAGGATCATCAGCGCACCCGCAACTCTCTGCAATTTCGTACTCACAGGTTGGTTTTTAGGAAGATCCAAAAGTGCTACTGTCTTAGTAGCAACAGTCATCGCAAACGTAGTTAATATCGGGTTGAATATTTGGTTCATTCTATTTTTAGATTGGAGAGCTTACGGAGCAGGGATTGCAACTTCCATTAGCCAATATCTAATGTGTGCATTCTTCCTCGTTTTATTATTGAAAGAGAAGGACCGCTTCTTGCAAGTCTATCATGAGATCCAAATCTTTTCCCTAAAAGGGTATATCTCTCTGCTCTCCTTAAACTCGGATATAATGATCCGGACCTTACTTCTGATCACCACATTCAGTTTATTTAGAAATTACAGCTCCGGTTTAGGTTCCGAGACCTTGGCTGCAAATGCAATCCTTCACCAATTGATCTTGATCGGAGCATTTTGGATAGATGGCGCAGCAATCGCAATGGAAACGGTTGCAGGGAATCTAAAAGGAAATAATAACTCGGAAGGCTTGCGAAAGATCCTAAAAATGGCGATCGTTTCAGGGTTCGGGATTTCTTTGCTCTTTTGTATTTTGATCCTTCTACCTTCCGGATTCTTATTTGAATTATTCAGTAAATCCAAACCAGTTGTGACTCTTGCAAAAGAATACGGTTATTGGATAGCTCCCGTTCTCATCTTTGGATCTTTTGCATTCATATTCGATGGTTTCTTCTTAGGAATTTCAGAAGGAAAGATACTCCGAAATTCAATGATCATAAGTTCTATCATATTTTTCTTTCCGGTCGCTTATTGGGGAAAGATCCAAAACAGCAATCATATACTTTGGTTTTCGCTCTCTTTGTATATGTTAGGAAGAGCGATTACACTTGGAGTCGTCGCTTACAAAAGATACTTTTTAACCAGACAAGAATCTTTCAGTTAG
- a CDS encoding site-2 protease family protein, whose product MNRSSYGWNILLFVLTFFTLTFQDDIFRIPYLNSATISEIFWVRTPYSISLLGILFCHEMGHYFAARYYGIKTTLPYFLPVPFSPVGTMGAVIRIKEPIRNKIQLFDIGIWGPAMSLILSVPCIVIGLYNSQLVSLAERTTVLQAHPGLMDIHFGDSILTYILSQKILGPFDSSLFTVEYNPLAFAGWVGLLITALNLLPFGQLDGGHVVYSLAGEGYRKWIHYLFSAFLLLSLWNYSWILWGLLIYYFIRVEHPFIPDASYPIGKFRKIFGWSMLLSFLLIFPISPITVVSSSGAKSSLGEDLWKILLEVFSK is encoded by the coding sequence TTGAACAGATCGTCTTACGGATGGAACATACTTCTTTTCGTTCTGACTTTTTTTACCTTAACCTTTCAGGACGATATATTCAGGATTCCATATTTAAACTCTGCGACAATTTCGGAGATCTTTTGGGTCAGAACCCCTTATTCTATCTCTCTTCTTGGAATTCTTTTTTGCCATGAGATGGGGCATTACTTCGCGGCTAGATATTATGGGATCAAAACAACTCTTCCTTACTTTTTGCCGGTTCCATTTTCTCCTGTTGGGACCATGGGAGCAGTCATTCGTATAAAGGAACCAATTCGAAACAAAATCCAATTATTCGATATTGGGATTTGGGGACCAGCCATGAGTCTTATACTTTCTGTCCCTTGTATTGTTATCGGATTATATAATTCTCAACTCGTCTCTCTCGCAGAAAGAACCACAGTATTACAAGCTCATCCGGGATTGATGGACATTCATTTTGGAGATAGCATTCTTACTTATATTTTATCCCAGAAAATTTTAGGTCCTTTCGATTCTTCACTATTTACGGTAGAATACAACCCACTTGCATTTGCAGGATGGGTCGGGTTACTGATCACCGCATTAAATCTTTTACCTTTCGGTCAATTAGATGGAGGGCATGTAGTTTACTCATTAGCAGGAGAAGGTTACAGAAAGTGGATCCACTATTTGTTCTCCGCATTTCTTTTGCTCTCACTTTGGAATTATTCGTGGATCTTATGGGGATTGCTCATCTATTACTTTATCAGAGTAGAACATCCTTTTATTCCGGATGCTTCTTATCCAATCGGTAAATTTAGAAAGATATTTGGCTGGAGTATGCTATTATCCTTCCTGCTTATTTTTCCAATCTCTCCGATCACTGTTGTATCCTCTTCCGGAGCTAAGAGCAGTTTAGGAGAAGATCTTTGGAAAATTCTACTCGAAGTATTTTCAAAATGA
- the cysE gene encoding serine O-acetyltransferase, giving the protein MFENIKAIKKNDPAAKSYLEVILCYPGLHALWFHSLAHSLYKIKIPLFPRIINTFARFLTGIDIHPGAKIEPGIFIDHGQGVVIGETAEVAKGCLILQGVTLGGTGKESGKRHPTLKENVVVGAGAKILGNIVIEHNVRIGAGSVVLRDVPADCTVVGVPGKVVRSKVDFGKEGERMLDHGELPDPVARVFSILVEKIDTLQKEVNELYAKSNLKEKKSPPKNKDDELNEFIHGGGI; this is encoded by the coding sequence TTGTTCGAAAACATCAAAGCAATTAAAAAAAATGATCCGGCAGCTAAATCCTATTTGGAAGTCATTCTCTGTTATCCGGGTTTACACGCGCTTTGGTTCCATTCCCTGGCACACTCCTTATATAAGATCAAAATTCCTTTATTTCCCAGGATCATCAATACTTTCGCACGATTTTTGACTGGGATAGACATTCATCCGGGAGCAAAAATTGAACCCGGGATTTTTATTGATCATGGCCAAGGCGTCGTTATCGGCGAGACCGCAGAAGTAGCGAAAGGTTGTCTCATTCTGCAAGGCGTTACCCTGGGAGGAACAGGTAAAGAAAGTGGCAAAAGGCATCCCACGTTAAAAGAGAATGTGGTAGTTGGAGCCGGAGCAAAAATTTTAGGAAATATAGTCATCGAACATAATGTTCGGATCGGTGCCGGTTCCGTAGTACTCAGAGATGTCCCCGCAGATTGTACGGTTGTTGGAGTTCCTGGAAAAGTAGTCCGTTCCAAAGTGGATTTTGGAAAGGAAGGAGAAAGAATGCTGGACCACGGAGAACTTCCGGACCCTGTCGCAAGAGTTTTCTCCATTCTGGTCGAAAAGATTGATACCTTACAAAAAGAAGTGAACGAACTATACGCAAAATCCAATCTCAAAGAGAAAAAATCTCCCCCAAAAAACAAAGATGATGAGCTAAACGAGTTCATCCACGGCGGCGGGATCTAA
- the mpl36 gene encoding RlpA family plasminogen-binding lipoprotein MPL36, which translates to MKQIAAIFALITVTACASSETRRSISASGDPSEIFFEKEIVPMDQESKRDLVLAKNSSASRGLDDLLADNKPVKATTPSRQQSGSTGDFDEVGYSSWYGPKFHGKPTASGEIFDKTKLTAAHPSLPLGSVVRVKNLENDKEVLVKVNDRGPFVKDRIIDLSEKAAENLEFKDVGIARVGLTVVSKGGAGESEDMEGLEDEEALLKENKPERLTPKKAVTPAPLVKGAPKGQTVQVGVFRNSRLAEDYRKNLSAEYGEKVYLFERDGMFVLQMGDFMDRAKADLLKSKLKEDGVDCFIPKK; encoded by the coding sequence ATGAAACAGATAGCCGCTATCTTCGCATTGATAACTGTTACCGCTTGCGCTTCTTCCGAAACCAGAAGAAGTATTAGCGCGTCCGGAGATCCTTCCGAAATATTTTTTGAAAAAGAAATCGTTCCAATGGACCAAGAGTCCAAAAGAGATTTGGTTCTGGCTAAGAACTCTTCCGCTTCCAGAGGATTGGATGATCTTCTTGCGGATAATAAACCGGTAAAAGCCACTACTCCTTCCAGACAACAATCAGGTTCTACGGGAGATTTCGACGAGGTCGGATATTCTTCCTGGTATGGTCCTAAATTTCACGGTAAGCCAACGGCGAGCGGAGAAATTTTTGACAAAACAAAACTGACTGCAGCTCACCCAAGCCTTCCATTAGGTTCAGTGGTTCGAGTGAAAAATCTGGAAAACGATAAAGAAGTTTTAGTAAAAGTAAACGATCGCGGACCTTTCGTAAAAGATCGGATTATAGATCTATCTGAAAAAGCAGCTGAGAACTTGGAATTCAAAGATGTAGGAATTGCAAGAGTTGGTCTCACTGTAGTTAGCAAAGGGGGAGCAGGAGAGTCTGAAGACATGGAAGGTCTTGAAGACGAAGAAGCTCTTCTAAAAGAAAACAAACCTGAAAGATTAACTCCTAAGAAAGCTGTGACTCCTGCTCCATTAGTGAAGGGAGCTCCTAAAGGACAAACAGTCCAAGTGGGAGTTTTTAGAAACAGCAGACTTGCTGAAGATTATAGAAAAAATCTTTCTGCAGAATATGGAGAGAAAGTATATCTTTTCGAAAGAGACGGTATGTTCGTTCTTCAAATGGGTGATTTTATGGATCGAGCAAAAGCGGACCTTCTAAAATCTAAATTGAAAGAAGACGGAGTGGATTGTTTTATTCCTAAAAAATAA
- a CDS encoding tetratricopeptide repeat protein has product MTEADIKRKFNEALKLEKEGKISQAAKVYSEILGMNPKFQKAYLNLGALYSRTGDSENAIKTYQKALELGKTTELYYNLGVELYRLGSLDAAVKALKSSLELNKKYLNSHLLLAYCYKQLDRPDKSELYLKNAIKLDPKNKTAYAALATIYFDTEKWEEALAAANTAIQINPNDPRMEILMTEIHVKLGNYKQSFETLKKVTTTAQGFVQFNDSIKEARQKPKPEEKVFFDNLEVLTRKKLDEFKDKLTLSKENPQDFEAPEAQDALDLSLMYLFHGDTERALKYLLYAQKNLQENPTSEAG; this is encoded by the coding sequence ATGACCGAAGCCGATATCAAACGAAAGTTCAACGAGGCTTTAAAACTCGAAAAAGAAGGGAAAATCTCCCAGGCGGCCAAGGTATATTCTGAAATTTTGGGAATGAATCCCAAATTCCAAAAAGCCTATCTGAACCTCGGGGCTCTTTACTCTCGAACCGGCGATTCGGAAAATGCGATAAAGACTTACCAAAAGGCACTCGAACTTGGAAAGACCACTGAGCTTTACTATAACCTTGGAGTAGAACTTTATAGACTCGGAAGTTTAGATGCCGCAGTTAAAGCGCTCAAAAGTTCTCTAGAATTAAATAAAAAATATCTAAACTCTCATCTACTTCTTGCATATTGTTATAAGCAGTTAGATCGTCCGGACAAATCAGAGTTATATCTGAAGAATGCGATCAAATTAGATCCTAAAAATAAAACAGCTTATGCAGCACTTGCTACTATCTACTTCGATACTGAAAAATGGGAAGAGGCTTTAGCCGCAGCAAATACTGCCATCCAAATCAACCCGAATGATCCTAGAATGGAAATCCTGATGACGGAAATCCATGTTAAACTTGGAAATTATAAACAATCATTCGAAACTCTTAAGAAAGTTACTACAACCGCACAAGGATTCGTACAATTCAACGACTCCATCAAGGAAGCCAGACAAAAGCCGAAGCCGGAAGAGAAAGTTTTCTTCGACAATCTGGAAGTTCTAACCAGAAAGAAATTGGACGAATTTAAAGATAAACTCACTCTTTCTAAAGAAAATCCTCAGGATTTCGAAGCTCCAGAAGCACAGGACGCGCTTGATCTTTCTCTTATGTATTTGTTTCATGGAGATACAGAGCGAGCTTTAAAGTATTTATTGTATGCGCAGAAAAACCTACAGGAAAATCCTACTTCTGAAGCCGGTTAA
- a CDS encoding tetratricopeptide repeat protein, producing MFLYLPATDYTREKVDSIKSPWEAKSHRGKAIPAPDKNNLGILFVRFSLVDDAEEEFLNSQKLLPNNPIPSLNLLRLYYLVDDISEAKKFLEKFLKQSPTIERKKFENLLIEAQREEELVIYRDALSTIPGQEVYAWEGLAEYFFSKQDWSKSYYYLEKILQQSPFHKNARGLMLKMAHILEKWDDVLVFGLSLSGTGERIPELEYYIAHAYCEKRRYTEALDWLNKAPESEKESLVFLELWKLSLLSKNPKADVSPLLPYFRRLKSKGLQFTEEEFFPTLTPEGKEAMDRIRYGR from the coding sequence ATGTTTCTTTATCTTCCCGCAACAGATTATACAAGGGAAAAGGTAGACTCGATAAAAAGCCCTTGGGAAGCAAAATCGCATAGAGGAAAAGCAATCCCTGCTCCAGACAAAAACAATCTGGGAATTTTATTCGTAAGATTCTCTCTTGTCGATGATGCCGAAGAAGAGTTCCTGAACTCGCAAAAACTTCTCCCTAATAATCCTATACCATCACTCAATCTATTACGTTTATATTATCTAGTGGACGATATTTCAGAAGCTAAAAAGTTCCTGGAGAAATTCCTAAAACAGTCTCCTACTATAGAACGCAAAAAATTCGAGAACCTTCTGATAGAAGCCCAGAGAGAAGAAGAATTAGTAATTTATAGAGATGCACTTTCTACAATTCCAGGCCAAGAAGTCTACGCTTGGGAAGGTTTGGCAGAATATTTTTTCTCCAAACAAGACTGGTCCAAAAGTTATTATTATTTGGAGAAAATCCTACAACAAAGCCCATTCCATAAGAATGCAAGGGGGCTCATGTTGAAGATGGCCCATATTTTAGAAAAATGGGATGATGTTTTGGTCTTCGGACTCAGCTTAAGCGGAACCGGAGAAAGAATCCCCGAATTAGAATATTATATCGCTCATGCATATTGCGAGAAGAGAAGATATACAGAAGCATTAGATTGGCTAAACAAAGCTCCGGAATCTGAAAAAGAATCTTTGGTATTTTTGGAATTATGGAAACTTTCTCTTCTTTCTAAAAATCCTAAGGCAGATGTTTCTCCATTACTTCCTTATTTTAGAAGATTAAAATCCAAAGGTCTCCAATTCACCGAAGAAGAGTTTTTTCCTACTCTGACTCCGGAAGGCAAAGAAGCAATGGATAGAATTCGTTATGGACGATAG